One genomic segment of Gemmatimonadota bacterium includes these proteins:
- a CDS encoding transcriptional regulator: protein MPHAESTTRRQILELLKRKGEMTAGQLAREIGITSMGVRQHLSGLERDDLVETRVVRQDRGRPAHYFVLTNAAERLFPVRYGQLAVELLEQIAETDGPEKVDSLFASRTERLEAEYKQQMAGKPLPEQVRVLAEIRDREGYMAESHADDDEFILVEHHCPIYEIARRFPKVCQFEQELFERTLDAGVHRDEHKIAGDDRCRYLVRKRD, encoded by the coding sequence ATGCCACACGCTGAAAGCACCACCCGCCGTCAGATCCTGGAGTTGCTCAAACGCAAGGGCGAAATGACGGCCGGTCAACTCGCCCGGGAGATCGGGATCACTTCGATGGGCGTTCGCCAGCACCTCAGCGGCCTGGAACGCGACGACCTGGTCGAGACGCGGGTCGTGCGGCAGGACCGGGGAAGGCCCGCCCATTATTTCGTACTGACGAATGCTGCGGAGCGCCTGTTCCCGGTACGGTACGGCCAACTCGCGGTTGAACTGCTCGAGCAGATCGCCGAAACCGACGGACCGGAGAAGGTCGACAGCCTTTTCGCCTCGCGCACGGAGCGACTTGAAGCGGAATACAAACAACAGATGGCCGGGAAGCCCCTCCCGGAACAGGTGCGCGTTCTCGCTGAAATCCGGGACCGGGAGGGATACATGGCCGAATCCCACGCGGACGACGATGAGTTCATCCTGGTGGAACACCACTGCCCGATCTACGAAATAGCGCGCCGTTTCCCGAAGGTCTGCCAGTTCGAACAGGAATTGTTCGAACGTACGCTCGATGCCGGGGTGCACAGGGACGAGCACAAGATAGCCGGAGACGACCGCTGCCGGTATCTGGTACGGAAACGAGACTGA
- a CDS encoding bifunctional 5,10-methylenetetrahydrofolate dehydrogenase/5,10-methenyltetrahydrofolate cyclohydrolase, whose amino-acid sequence MSSGEGPVIMSGRKLADEMQARLANETAKMRERGVVPGLATILVGDDGPSATYISMKHRACEEIGIRSIHTHLPASTTQEELLQTIGRMNEDPEVDAILVQIPLPDGLDEDEALLSVAPDKDADGLNPINLGRLVIGKPGPLPCTPNGILALLVHYGVPIEGKNVAIVGRGLTIGRPLALLLSLKRPHCNAAVTVLHSAVPDMAAHLREADIIIAAAGSPGLITKDMVKPGAAVVAAGITRKGKKLLSDVDEDVAEVAGWITPRIGGVGPMTVAMLMENTVMAARRRV is encoded by the coding sequence ATGAGTTCCGGTGAAGGCCCGGTCATCATGAGCGGCCGCAAGCTGGCCGACGAGATGCAGGCTAGGCTCGCGAATGAAACGGCTAAAATGCGGGAGCGGGGCGTGGTGCCTGGCCTGGCGACGATCCTGGTCGGGGACGACGGGCCCAGCGCGACCTATATCTCCATGAAGCACCGGGCGTGCGAGGAGATCGGCATCCGGTCCATCCATACCCACCTGCCCGCATCCACTACACAGGAAGAACTGCTGCAGACCATCGGCCGCATGAACGAAGATCCGGAGGTCGACGCGATCCTGGTGCAGATCCCGCTGCCGGATGGACTCGACGAGGACGAGGCGCTGCTCTCCGTGGCGCCGGACAAGGACGCGGACGGGCTCAATCCCATCAACCTGGGCCGGCTGGTGATCGGCAAGCCGGGGCCCCTGCCCTGCACGCCCAACGGCATCCTCGCCTTGCTGGTCCATTACGGTGTGCCCATCGAAGGCAAGAATGTGGCGATCGTGGGCCGCGGATTGACCATCGGCCGGCCGCTGGCACTCCTGCTGTCGTTGAAAAGACCCCACTGCAACGCGGCGGTCACGGTGCTTCATTCGGCCGTGCCCGACATGGCCGCCCACCTGCGCGAAGCCGATATCATCATAGCCGCCGCGGGATCGCCCGGACTGATCACGAAGGACATGGTGAAGCCCGGCGCGGCCGTGGTGGCAGCCGGCATCACCCGGAAGGGCAAGAAGCTCCTCAGTGACGTGGACGAGGACGTGGCCGAGGTCGCCGGATGGATCACGCCCCGCATCGGGGGCGTCGGTCCCATGACCGTGGCCATGTTGATGGAGAATACGGTGATGGCGGCGCGTCGGCGGGTTTAG
- a CDS encoding anhydro-N-acetylmuramic acid kinase — MTWWQVAQSAARGSTVVLSGFQTTQDRRIIGLMSGTSADGIDAAVIRLGEKDDGLSLDVLGFDTVAFPSGLRDRLMEVSDSKTGRIDELGRLHFELGELFARAAVIVADSAGLTMEEIDLIGSHGQTVQHLPDRENRFGVETGATLQIGDPSVIAQRTGVVTVGDFRAADVARGGQGAPLVPYVDYLLFRHSEKARGLLNLGGIANLTVLPADPKPEDVLAFDTGPANMLIDAVAKTELGRDMDADGAAARRGRPAENLVAGVLAMPYFERPPPKSTGRELFGDRCASDLVRAGREAGLSSEDLLATATEITVRSIEDACRRFVIPVVSRLDELIVSGGGARNGFLLERLARVLAPVEVSTSDDHGLSSDAKEAVAFAVLADRTVRGRPGSLQGATGADRPAVLGKICLPG, encoded by the coding sequence ATGACCTGGTGGCAAGTTGCACAATCAGCCGCGCGAGGCAGCACTGTCGTGTTATCGGGATTCCAGACCACACAGGACCGCCGGATCATCGGACTGATGTCGGGAACGTCCGCCGATGGGATCGACGCGGCCGTGATACGGCTGGGCGAAAAGGACGACGGGCTTTCCCTCGACGTGCTGGGCTTCGATACGGTGGCCTTTCCATCGGGCTTGCGCGATCGATTGATGGAAGTCTCCGATTCGAAGACCGGCAGGATCGACGAGCTCGGCCGGCTGCATTTCGAGCTGGGGGAACTCTTTGCCAGGGCGGCTGTCATCGTTGCTGATTCCGCCGGACTAACCATGGAGGAAATCGATCTGATCGGTTCCCACGGCCAGACCGTCCAGCATCTCCCCGACAGGGAAAACAGATTCGGCGTGGAAACCGGGGCGACGCTGCAGATCGGCGATCCTTCGGTGATCGCGCAGCGAACCGGCGTGGTGACAGTCGGCGACTTCCGGGCGGCGGACGTGGCCCGGGGCGGTCAGGGCGCTCCGCTTGTGCCCTATGTGGACTACCTTCTCTTCAGGCATTCCGAAAAGGCCCGGGGACTCCTGAACCTGGGGGGGATCGCGAATCTCACTGTGCTGCCCGCGGACCCTAAACCCGAAGACGTGCTGGCTTTCGATACGGGCCCGGCCAACATGCTGATCGATGCCGTCGCCAAAACGGAACTGGGACGCGACATGGATGCGGACGGCGCGGCTGCTCGGCGCGGAAGGCCCGCCGAGAACCTGGTGGCGGGCGTGCTGGCCATGCCCTATTTCGAGCGGCCTCCGCCAAAGTCCACGGGCCGGGAACTGTTCGGAGACCGCTGTGCATCGGATCTGGTCCGCGCGGGGCGGGAGGCCGGGCTCAGCAGCGAGGATCTGCTTGCGACCGCCACGGAAATCACCGTTCGTTCCATTGAGGACGCCTGTCGACGGTTCGTCATTCCCGTCGTCTCCCGCCTGGACGAATTGATCGTGAGTGGCGGCGGTGCCAGAAACGGATTTCTGCTCGAGCGACTCGCCCGGGTGCTGGCGCCTGTCGAGGTATCCACTTCAGATGATCACGGCCTGTCTTCGGACGCCAAGGAAGCCGTGGCCTTTGCAGTACTCGCCGACCGGACGGTCCGGGGTCGGCCGGGCAGTCTTCAGGGAGCGACGGGCGCGGACCGGCCCGCGGTGCTGGGCAAGATCTGCCTGCCCGGATGA
- a CDS encoding SpoIID/LytB domain-containing protein: MGFSTIFRQHIEDRIPAGIVTDRAGTMPDLVPEHGRPVQSAWWPAQFPVPAWVAWWPSLVLSLVILGCAGRPLPSDRTARPAPSETAPTSGAFKPGQLPMIRIGLLVNRDSANLTGTGRFRVVDRASGEVIGTSSSGQIWRMQAKGAWIDVSAPGGAAQGLYTGPIQVNPLAREGRINAADREYRGSMEVVSNKTGKLTVVNILDVENYLRGVVPPEIGKLKEDRIEALKAQAIAARTYTVANLGRRKALGFDLYGTVADQVYRGYSAEWPVADRAISETRGVIAMYEGKPIAAQYSSTCAGETESIEDAWGGNPIPYLRSVRDRDRGSGDFCNHSPVYTWRVEWNKNTLENILATRLPGLDPRKRGEFSLRSISIKSRSPTGRVQLLEIKSNHGTTTLRSGQIRSALRRPVRGQPMLRSTKFDLRFRQNTVVAEGGGYGHGIGMCQMGAIGMAGQGYKYDRILKHYYRGIDLDRVYN, translated from the coding sequence ATGGGCTTCAGCACGATATTCAGGCAGCACATCGAAGACCGGATCCCGGCCGGCATCGTGACAGACCGCGCCGGTACCATGCCTGACCTCGTGCCGGAACATGGAAGACCCGTACAGTCCGCGTGGTGGCCGGCTCAATTTCCGGTCCCCGCGTGGGTCGCGTGGTGGCCGTCCCTGGTGTTGTCCCTGGTGATCCTGGGATGCGCCGGCAGGCCGCTTCCATCTGATCGGACCGCGCGGCCGGCTCCTTCCGAGACCGCGCCGACATCGGGGGCGTTCAAGCCCGGCCAGCTTCCGATGATCCGAATCGGCTTGCTGGTGAACCGGGATTCGGCAAACCTGACCGGCACAGGCCGCTTTCGCGTCGTGGACCGGGCCAGCGGCGAAGTGATCGGCACATCCTCTTCCGGGCAGATCTGGCGAATGCAGGCGAAAGGCGCGTGGATCGACGTGTCCGCTCCAGGCGGCGCGGCCCAGGGACTCTATACCGGTCCGATCCAGGTGAACCCGCTCGCACGGGAAGGACGGATCAATGCCGCGGACCGGGAGTACCGCGGATCGATGGAGGTGGTTTCGAACAAGACCGGCAAGTTGACCGTCGTGAACATCCTCGACGTGGAGAACTACCTGCGCGGGGTCGTCCCCCCGGAAATCGGCAAGCTCAAGGAAGACCGCATCGAGGCGTTGAAGGCCCAGGCCATTGCGGCCCGGACGTACACGGTGGCGAACCTGGGCAGACGCAAGGCCCTGGGATTCGATCTGTACGGTACCGTGGCCGACCAGGTATACCGCGGCTACAGCGCGGAATGGCCCGTCGCCGACCGGGCGATATCGGAGACCCGCGGCGTGATCGCTATGTACGAAGGCAAACCGATCGCTGCCCAGTACTCCTCGACCTGCGCGGGCGAAACCGAATCCATCGAGGACGCCTGGGGGGGCAATCCCATTCCATACCTGCGTTCCGTGCGGGACCGGGACCGCGGAAGCGGCGACTTCTGCAACCATTCGCCCGTCTATACATGGCGCGTGGAGTGGAACAAGAATACGCTGGAGAACATCCTGGCGACGAGGCTTCCCGGGCTGGACCCACGCAAGCGGGGTGAGTTTTCACTACGCAGTATATCCATCAAAAGTCGATCGCCGACCGGGCGCGTTCAACTGCTCGAGATCAAATCGAATCACGGGACGACGACACTGCGCAGCGGGCAGATACGTTCCGCATTGCGCCGGCCTGTCCGGGGCCAGCCGATGCTACGCAGCACGAAGTTCGATCTGAGGTTCAGGCAGAACACCGTCGTGGCGGAAGGCGGCGGCTATGGCCATGGCATCGGCATGTGCCAGATGGGCGCTATCGGGATGGCCGGCCAGGGATACAAGTACGACCGGATCCTGAAACACTACTATCGCGGCATCGACCTGGACCGCGTGTATAATTAA
- a CDS encoding Rieske (2Fe-2S) protein gives MNSTPKTALRDPIRVASMDELKEKGSIVVNGHDGPIAVFHHGDGQVHAVDNRCPHMGFPLHRGTIKDGILTCHWHHADFDLESGCTFDLFADDVPVYAVETRNGDVWVSGSRDQSGDAEYWRNRLREGLEQNISLVNAKAVIALLKSGVSFKDIAETGGRYGVRYRSSGWGPGLTILTAMTNLCGYLPRDEQILPLYQGLTHVARDSNGQPPRFDLQPLDTENLSFDQLKRWFRRFVEVRDSEGATRCLLTAVSMDSEPALLVDMMMSAATDHVFLDGGHVADFINKSTELLDHIGWEHADEVLPSTVGQLCAAARSEERNAWRHPVDLAAILRGANAALPGALASTSNGYAWDGPGELAEVILGDDPQATVDTMLARLHDGMTPLQLSQAVTYAAALRIARFHTQNEFNDWITVLHTFTYANALHQALKRTGSPELIRGVFHGAMAVYLDRFLNVPPARLPGERATAELAGETDEILDAFLTELDTQQQVEPAARLVYRYLADGHPVDRLFRTLAISLLREDAEFHSFQMLEAGIRQYEELKGRAEADHVLIATARYLAAHAPTQRALNQTAQIALRLNRGEAIYEEE, from the coding sequence ATGAACAGCACCCCGAAAACAGCCCTGCGCGACCCGATCCGGGTCGCATCGATGGACGAACTGAAGGAAAAGGGCAGCATCGTCGTCAACGGGCACGACGGTCCGATCGCCGTGTTCCACCACGGTGACGGGCAGGTGCACGCCGTGGACAACCGCTGTCCCCACATGGGCTTTCCGCTGCACCGCGGCACGATCAAGGACGGCATTCTGACCTGCCACTGGCACCACGCGGACTTCGACCTGGAGAGCGGCTGCACCTTCGATCTCTTCGCGGACGACGTGCCGGTGTACGCGGTCGAGACCCGGAACGGGGATGTATGGGTTTCGGGGTCGCGGGACCAGTCGGGCGACGCGGAGTACTGGCGCAACCGGCTGCGGGAAGGCCTGGAGCAGAACATCTCGCTGGTCAACGCCAAGGCCGTGATTGCCCTGCTGAAATCGGGGGTGTCCTTCAAGGATATCGCCGAGACCGGCGGCCGGTACGGCGTGCGGTACCGGTCGTCCGGATGGGGACCCGGCCTGACCATCCTGACCGCGATGACGAACCTGTGCGGCTATCTGCCTCGAGACGAGCAGATCCTTCCGCTCTACCAGGGTCTGACGCACGTCGCCCGGGACAGTAATGGGCAGCCGCCGCGATTCGACCTGCAACCGTTGGATACGGAGAATCTGTCGTTCGATCAATTGAAGCGCTGGTTCCGCCGCTTCGTCGAGGTGCGCGACTCCGAAGGCGCCACCCGGTGCCTGCTTACGGCCGTGTCCATGGACAGCGAACCCGCGCTGCTGGTGGACATGATGATGAGCGCCGCCACGGACCACGTGTTCCTGGACGGCGGGCACGTCGCGGATTTTATCAACAAGTCCACGGAACTGCTGGACCACATTGGTTGGGAGCACGCCGATGAAGTGCTGCCCAGCACGGTCGGTCAGCTTTGCGCCGCAGCGCGCAGCGAGGAGCGGAACGCCTGGCGCCATCCCGTCGACCTGGCCGCCATTCTTCGCGGGGCGAATGCCGCGTTGCCCGGCGCGCTGGCATCGACGTCCAACGGCTACGCGTGGGACGGTCCCGGTGAACTGGCCGAAGTGATCCTCGGGGACGATCCCCAGGCCACGGTGGACACCATGCTGGCCCGCCTGCATGACGGCATGACGCCGCTGCAACTCAGCCAGGCGGTCACCTATGCCGCCGCGCTGCGCATCGCCCGGTTCCACACGCAGAACGAGTTCAACGACTGGATCACGGTGTTGCACACCTTCACCTACGCGAACGCCCTGCACCAGGCCCTGAAGCGGACGGGTTCGCCGGAACTGATCCGTGGCGTCTTCCACGGCGCCATGGCCGTGTACCTGGACCGTTTCCTCAACGTCCCGCCCGCGCGGTTGCCGGGCGAAAGGGCCACGGCCGAACTGGCCGGCGAGACCGACGAGATACTCGACGCGTTCCTGACCGAATTGGACACGCAGCAGCAGGTGGAACCGGCTGCCAGGCTAGTCTATCGCTACCTGGCCGACGGGCACCCGGTGGACCGGCTGTTCCGCACGCTGGCGATCTCGCTGTTGCGGGAGGATGCCGAGTTCCACAGCTTCCAGATGCTCGAGGCCGGCATCCGGCAATACGAGGAACTGAAGGGACGCGCCGAGGCCGACCACGTGTTGATCGCCACGGCCCGGTATCTCGCCGCCCACGCCCCAACGCAGCGTGCGCTCAACCAGACCGCGCAGATCGCGCTTCGGCTGAACCGCGGCGAGGCGATTTACGAGGAGGAATGA
- a CDS encoding hydroxyacid dehydrogenase: MSKPRIWYLPMPSHTAGVFKDETYRRLLAGFDVVENETDRALTAEEVEEGIAGFDGLVTGWGVLPISAAALQCADKLRIVVHSAGSVKYLFTSEMVTGQLLPRGIRVVSARGAIALNVAEHAVGALIMMSRRWVHDALNIRNRGMWRDPDKNWSNQFLRGATVGIVSASMVGREVIRLLRPFNVRMLVYDPYLSDWDAGRMNVERLELNKLFEASDLVTIHAPSIPETDRMIGAEQLRMLRDDGVLVNTSRGSVLDHDALYEEAKTGRIQVQLDVTTPEPLPPDHRLRALPNVVITPHSSGTGAYGHLEIGEITLGALEHFFSGREPVPGEVDLENWAQIA; encoded by the coding sequence ATGAGCAAACCACGTATCTGGTACCTGCCGATGCCATCCCACACCGCCGGCGTCTTCAAGGATGAGACCTACCGACGGTTACTGGCCGGCTTCGACGTGGTGGAGAACGAAACCGACCGCGCGTTGACCGCCGAAGAGGTGGAAGAAGGGATCGCCGGCTTCGACGGACTGGTCACCGGCTGGGGCGTCCTGCCGATCAGCGCAGCCGCACTGCAGTGCGCGGACAAGCTGAGGATCGTCGTCCACTCCGCCGGATCGGTCAAGTACCTGTTCACTTCGGAGATGGTAACCGGCCAACTGTTGCCCAGGGGGATCCGCGTCGTCAGCGCGCGGGGCGCCATCGCCCTCAACGTGGCGGAACACGCGGTCGGCGCGCTGATCATGATGAGCCGCAGGTGGGTCCACGACGCGCTCAATATCCGTAACAGGGGCATGTGGCGGGATCCGGACAAGAACTGGTCGAACCAGTTCCTGCGCGGCGCCACGGTGGGAATCGTCAGCGCCAGCATGGTGGGACGGGAGGTGATCCGGCTGCTCCGGCCTTTCAACGTCCGCATGCTCGTCTACGATCCCTACCTGAGCGATTGGGACGCCGGCCGCATGAACGTGGAACGCTTGGAACTGAACAAGCTGTTCGAGGCATCGGACCTGGTGACCATCCACGCGCCGTCCATCCCGGAGACGGACCGCATGATCGGCGCGGAGCAGCTGCGGATGTTGCGGGACGACGGCGTCCTGGTCAACACCTCGCGGGGCTCCGTCCTGGACCACGACGCGCTGTACGAAGAAGCGAAGACCGGCAGGATCCAGGTCCAGTTGGACGTGACCACGCCCGAACCCCTTCCGCCCGACCACCGATTGCGCGCGCTCCCAAACGTCGTCATCACGCCTCACAGCTCAGGCACCGGCGCTTACGGCCACCTCGAGATCGGCGAGATCACGCTGGGTGCGTTGGAGCACTTCTTCTCGGGACGGGAACCGGTACCGGGAGAGGTGGACCTGGAAAACTGGGCGCAGATTGCGTAG
- a CDS encoding gamma-aminobutyrate dehydratase, producing the protein MGLRTAEQYLEGLRDGRTIYFRGERVPDLMEHPELRLGAEHTALDYHLAEDEAHRDLFTAICPETGDRVSRYFIPPANTEDLLKRREMIETSTREGSGVVLLIKEIGTDALFSLRLVARQIDEKYGTGYLDRVKNYHAECRDRDLSMAVAQTDAKGDRSRLPSQQTHPDYYVRIVERRPDGIVVRGAKAHTTGTAFVDEVVVLPTRAISEEDSDYAVAFAVPVNTPGVRLIASPFGFSGESTYHHPVSSKHHLVETLTVFDDVFVPNERVFLAGEWDFAGVLANAFVEFHRFTAVSYKPPLLDLFIGAASLIAVYNGVEKASHIRDKATRLITYTETVRALTRAAAMDCKVVDGIAVPHTLTTNIAKYHFANNYHEAVRDVQDIAGALLVTGPSEADWHNEETKEDLERYLGGRKGVPTMDRMKAINLIRDLTASDFGGYHELLAIHAEGSLEAQKITIFRGYDLLRCMDVAKKAAGIE; encoded by the coding sequence ATGGGTTTGAGAACGGCTGAACAATACCTGGAAGGATTGCGGGACGGAAGGACGATCTACTTTCGCGGCGAGCGGGTGCCGGACCTCATGGAGCACCCGGAACTGCGCTTGGGCGCCGAGCACACGGCGCTGGACTATCACCTCGCCGAGGACGAAGCGCACCGGGACCTGTTCACGGCGATCTGTCCTGAGACGGGTGACCGCGTCAGCCGCTACTTCATCCCGCCGGCCAACACGGAGGACCTGCTGAAGCGCCGGGAGATGATCGAGACGAGCACCCGCGAGGGCAGCGGGGTGGTCCTGCTCATCAAGGAGATCGGCACGGACGCCCTGTTCTCGCTCCGGCTCGTCGCGCGGCAGATCGACGAGAAATACGGCACCGGGTACCTGGATCGCGTGAAGAACTACCATGCCGAATGCCGCGACCGCGACCTGAGCATGGCCGTGGCCCAGACGGACGCCAAGGGGGACCGCAGCCGCCTTCCGTCCCAGCAGACCCATCCGGACTACTACGTGCGGATCGTGGAACGCCGTCCCGACGGCATCGTCGTCCGGGGCGCCAAGGCCCATACCACGGGGACCGCCTTCGTGGACGAAGTGGTCGTGCTGCCCACACGGGCCATCTCGGAAGAGGACAGCGACTACGCCGTGGCCTTCGCCGTGCCCGTCAACACCCCGGGGGTCCGGCTCATCGCCAGTCCTTTCGGGTTCTCGGGCGAGAGCACCTATCACCACCCGGTCAGCTCGAAGCACCACCTGGTGGAAACCCTGACCGTGTTCGACGACGTCTTCGTCCCGAACGAGCGGGTCTTCCTGGCCGGCGAGTGGGACTTCGCCGGGGTGCTGGCCAACGCCTTCGTGGAGTTCCACCGGTTCACGGCCGTGTCCTACAAGCCGCCGCTCCTCGACCTCTTCATCGGCGCGGCCTCGCTGATCGCCGTGTACAACGGGGTGGAGAAGGCCAGCCACATCCGTGACAAAGCCACGCGGCTCATCACCTACACGGAGACGGTCCGCGCCCTGACCCGCGCGGCCGCCATGGACTGCAAGGTGGTGGACGGCATCGCGGTGCCGCACACGCTCACGACCAACATCGCCAAGTACCATTTCGCCAACAACTACCACGAGGCCGTGCGGGACGTGCAGGACATCGCCGGGGCCCTGCTGGTCACGGGCCCGTCGGAAGCGGACTGGCACAACGAAGAAACGAAGGAAGACCTGGAGCGTTACCTGGGCGGCCGCAAGGGTGTGCCGACCATGGACCGGATGAAGGCCATCAATCTCATCCGCGACCTCACGGCGTCGGATTTCGGCGGGTACCACGAGCTGCTGGCCATCCATGCCGAGGGCTCGCTCGAGGCGCAGAAGATCACCATATTCCGCGGATACGACCTGTTGCGGTGTATGGATGTAGCGAAGAAGGCCGCGGGGATCGAGTAG
- a CDS encoding SDR family oxidoreductase, whose translation MGEPALKLEGRVALVTGGGTGIGAATARLFAEEGAAVCVTGRRKAPLDEVVTAIESTGGRALAVTGDVSITADCQRMVDQTTATFGKIDVLVNNAGTGPLMDAERTTDEIWDQIIGTNLSGAFRLIRAVLPGMVSRSAGSIVNVSSILAQSGMKKSAAYGASKAGLDQLTRVLAVEFADRGIRVNAVAPAWVDTPMTESVQAHAAMYERLKKKHPMDRFGVPEEVAQAILFLASDQASFTTGSVLMVDGGWSAA comes from the coding sequence CTGGGAGAACCGGCATTGAAACTGGAAGGGCGCGTCGCGCTCGTCACGGGCGGAGGAACGGGGATCGGGGCCGCTACGGCGAGGCTCTTTGCCGAGGAAGGCGCGGCCGTCTGCGTCACGGGGCGCAGGAAGGCTCCGCTGGATGAAGTCGTTACCGCCATAGAGTCTACCGGCGGACGAGCTTTGGCCGTTACCGGCGACGTATCCATCACCGCGGATTGCCAGCGAATGGTCGACCAGACGACGGCCACCTTTGGGAAGATCGACGTGCTGGTCAACAACGCGGGGACTGGCCCATTGATGGACGCCGAAAGAACCACCGACGAAATCTGGGACCAGATTATCGGGACAAATTTGTCGGGAGCGTTCCGGCTCATCCGCGCCGTCCTGCCGGGGATGGTCTCCCGGAGCGCCGGGAGTATCGTCAACGTAAGTTCGATCCTCGCGCAATCGGGTATGAAGAAGTCGGCGGCCTATGGCGCCTCCAAGGCGGGACTCGACCAGTTGACGCGTGTCCTGGCCGTCGAGTTCGCAGATCGCGGGATACGGGTCAACGCCGTAGCGCCTGCCTGGGTGGATACCCCTATGACGGAATCCGTACAGGCTCATGCCGCCATGTACGAACGGCTGAAGAAAAAGCACCCCATGGACCGTTTCGGAGTGCCTGAAGAAGTGGCACAAGCCATCCTGTTCCTGGCTTCCGACCAGGCATCCTTTACGACCGGATCGGTGTTGATGGTCGACGGGGGTTGGAGTGCGGCCTGA